The Amphiprion ocellaris isolate individual 3 ecotype Okinawa chromosome 6, ASM2253959v1, whole genome shotgun sequence genome contains a region encoding:
- the homer1b gene encoding homer protein homolog 1b isoform X3 — protein MEDGELVIRLPGRSDSPVGNRNFSAGAGFGETLVLRHKEVHHFFFIPFREQPIYSTRAHVFQIDPNTKKNWLPTSKHAVTVSYFYDSTRNVYRIISLDGTKAIINSTISPNMTFTKTSQKFGQWADSRANTVYGLGFSTEHHLSKFAEKFAEYKEAARLAKEKSQEKMEMATSPSQESPGGELSSPLTPVTPPMENINGTDEICDTTPNSDSRPEPSQNALAFAHREQFKTCRVCSF, from the exons ATGGAGGATGGCGAGCTGGTAATACGGTTGCCAGGGCGATCTGACTCCCCTGTGGGCAACAGAAATTTCAGTGCAGGCGCTGGATTTGGTGAGACGTTGGTGTTGCGGCACAAAGAGGTTCACCACTTCTTCTTCATCCCCTTCAGGGAGCAGCCCATCTACAGCACGAGGGCCCACGTCTTCCAGATCGATCCCAACACCAAGAAGAACTGGCTGCCAACCAGCAAGCATGCCGTCACCGTCTCCTACTTCTACGACAGCACGCGCAACGTCTACCGCATCATCAGCCTGGACGGCACCAAG GCAATAATCAACAGCACCATCAGTCCCAACATGACATTCACAAAGACCTCACAGAAGTTTGGCCAGTGGGCGGACAGTCGAGCGAACACCGTCTACGGACTGGGATTCTCTACTGAGCATCATCTATCCAAG TTTGCAGAGAAGTTTGCAGAGTATAAAGAAGCAGCACGGCTCGCTAAGGAGAAGAGTCAAGAAAAGATGGAGATGGCCACGTCTCCTTCTCAG GAGTCTCCAGGAGGCGAACTCTCATCGCCTTTGACTCCCGTGACTCCTCCGATGGAAAACATCAACGGCACAGATGAGATCTGCGACACGACTCCAAACTCAGACAGCCGTCCAGAGCCGTCTCAGAATGCGCTGGCCTTCGCACACAG GGAGCAGTTTAAGACTTGTCGGGTCTGCTCTTTCTGA